Proteins from a genomic interval of Clostridium sp. AN503:
- a CDS encoding sigma-70 family RNA polymerase sigma factor gives MTNEQLVIRIKAGENVADNMEQLYNQVSRFIHSIAWQFRGQEEIEDLEQEGYLALYPAIDGYDPDHGVKFLTYAEFHIRQRMRRYIQMKGSCMRLPVRCRELMGKYDRFCSSFMAEHGRKPTDREAADFMGLTLEQIGDIRENACMARLGSLDAPVVGIDGGEDTTMGDLVAAPESIEDDTVERMQGEQLKAALWGCVDALPDLQSGVIRQRYQDGMTLAEIGRQQGTTPEAVRQIHAKALRELRRPRYTKQIRPFLDDARIYSMALVGSGADRFNQTWTSSTERVAFHVMDWEERRRERLELLEKVRKSVATSQQNRAVL, from the coding sequence ATAATATGGAGCAGCTCTATAACCAGGTGAGCCGGTTTATTCATTCCATAGCCTGGCAGTTCCGCGGGCAGGAGGAAATAGAGGATCTGGAGCAGGAGGGGTATCTTGCCCTGTACCCGGCTATTGATGGTTATGATCCTGACCACGGGGTGAAATTTCTGACCTATGCAGAGTTTCATATCCGCCAGAGAATGCGGCGGTATATCCAGATGAAGGGCAGTTGCATGAGGCTGCCGGTCCGGTGCCGGGAGCTTATGGGAAAGTATGACAGGTTTTGCAGCTCCTTCATGGCAGAGCACGGTAGGAAGCCCACAGACAGGGAAGCGGCGGACTTTATGGGGCTTACCCTGGAGCAGATAGGGGATATAAGGGAAAACGCCTGTATGGCGCGCCTGGGAAGTCTTGACGCTCCGGTAGTGGGGATTGATGGCGGAGAGGATACCACGATGGGAGATCTCGTAGCAGCCCCGGAAAGCATTGAGGATGATACCGTTGAACGAATGCAGGGGGAACAGCTAAAGGCGGCCCTGTGGGGCTGTGTGGACGCTCTGCCAGATCTTCAGTCAGGGGTGATCCGGCAGAGATACCAGGACGGGATGACACTGGCAGAGATCGGGCGGCAGCAGGGAACAACGCCGGAGGCGGTGCGGCAGATCCATGCAAAGGCACTGCGGGAACTGCGGAGGCCCCGGTATACTAAACAGATCCGTCCATTCCTGGACGATGCCAGGATCTACAGCATGGCCCTGGTCGGTAGCGGGGCGGATCGGTTTAACCAGACCTGGACGAGCAGTACAGAGCGGGTGGCGTTTCATGTGATGGACTGGGAGGAGCGGCGCCGGGAGCGGTTGGAGCTGCTGGAAAAGGTGCGGAAGAGTGTTGCGACGTCGCAACAAAATAGGGCGGTTTTGTGA
- a CDS encoding LacI family DNA-binding transcriptional regulator has protein sequence MATIKEIAELAGVSTTTVSNVIHGKTKRVSPETIEKINALIREVGYVQKMGLRVLSKESSQLIAVVVNYHKEFRDSLLADPFYGKALGRIEERIQKLGYYLMIYSEKDVDKIFQMVASWDIDGVIAMSFSRKNCEKIYQLTKKPVVAIDAYGEPGKPDSPVVNITLDDREGGYMMTKHLLECGYEWIKVCAGRDSGVDHQRLLGCEQAMEECAGRHQKLQFVPLGMNAAKRQENYAWLLRRLEPGTALFFLSDLYAMEAISFFHDYGIRVPEELGIAGFDNILYSRFSVPRLTTIGQDVDKKAELAVEVLMEQIHAGGSMREREIRLPVTLMVRRSTCVRSLAERNSMAGYDPAVSVPGENGTRSK, from the coding sequence ATGGCTACGATTAAGGAGATAGCGGAGCTGGCAGGCGTAAGTACTACTACAGTTTCGAACGTGATTCACGGGAAAACGAAAAGGGTATCCCCGGAGACGATAGAAAAGATCAATGCCCTTATCCGGGAGGTGGGGTATGTCCAAAAAATGGGACTGCGCGTCCTGAGTAAGGAGAGCTCCCAGCTGATCGCGGTTGTAGTCAATTATCACAAAGAGTTTAGGGACTCCCTTCTGGCCGATCCATTTTACGGGAAAGCCCTGGGCCGGATTGAGGAAAGAATCCAGAAGCTGGGATATTACCTGATGATTTATTCCGAGAAGGACGTGGACAAGATCTTTCAGATGGTGGCAAGCTGGGATATCGATGGTGTGATCGCCATGTCCTTCAGCAGAAAGAATTGTGAGAAGATATACCAGCTGACAAAAAAGCCGGTTGTAGCCATAGACGCATACGGGGAGCCAGGGAAACCGGACAGCCCGGTTGTGAATATCACTCTGGATGACCGGGAAGGCGGGTATATGATGACAAAGCATCTGCTGGAATGCGGATATGAATGGATCAAGGTCTGCGCCGGGCGTGACAGCGGCGTGGATCATCAGAGGCTTCTTGGCTGTGAACAGGCGATGGAGGAGTGTGCCGGGCGGCATCAGAAGCTTCAGTTCGTTCCTCTGGGGATGAATGCTGCAAAGCGCCAGGAGAATTATGCCTGGCTTTTGCGGAGGCTGGAGCCGGGAACCGCACTTTTCTTTCTCTCTGACCTGTATGCCATGGAGGCGATCAGCTTTTTTCATGATTACGGAATCCGGGTACCGGAGGAACTGGGGATCGCCGGGTTTGACAATATCCTGTACTCCCGTTTTTCCGTACCAAGGCTGACCACGATCGGGCAGGATGTGGATAAAAAAGCAGAGCTGGCAGTGGAAGTGTTGATGGAGCAGATCCATGCAGGCGGGAGCATGCGGGAACGGGAGATCCGCCTGCCGGTAACTCTCATGGTGCGCAGATCTACCTGTGTGCGCAGTCTGGCTGAGCGTAACAGCATGGCCGGATATGACCCGGCTGTGAGCGTTCCGGGAGAGAATGGAACCAGAAGCAAATGA
- a CDS encoding PTS sugar transporter subunit IIC, giving the protein MLQAFLVALTVFLCVGGAELIGFTMLNRPIVIGPLVGLFLGDLHTGVVVGAALEAVFMGVVNIGGASAAEPGIATAVGTAFAVMLGKGTEVALTLALPIGILGLQIKTVLYIFLVGMFAKRFDQLAAEGKQGQIVTLHYGLWAVNWFLYSLVAFLGILFGSNAVSALLDAIPQVVMNGLAVCGGLLPAVGMAMLMKMLWDNKICIFYFLGFVLTAYLDLPLVALAVLGTIIAVAVGMNDYRFSQMVSIRAEVPSGGTDNAYVLDQEEEEFFR; this is encoded by the coding sequence ATGTTACAGGCATTTTTAGTGGCGCTGACCGTCTTCTTGTGCGTCGGCGGAGCGGAGTTGATCGGATTTACCATGCTGAACCGCCCCATTGTCATTGGACCGCTGGTAGGCTTATTCCTTGGAGATCTGCACACCGGAGTGGTCGTGGGGGCAGCGTTGGAGGCCGTTTTCATGGGAGTTGTCAATATTGGCGGGGCTTCGGCGGCGGAGCCGGGAATTGCCACTGCGGTAGGCACGGCCTTTGCGGTCATGCTGGGCAAGGGGACGGAGGTAGCATTGACGCTGGCGCTTCCGATCGGCATCCTGGGGCTTCAGATCAAAACAGTCCTGTATATTTTCCTGGTGGGCATGTTTGCAAAGCGATTTGACCAGCTTGCGGCAGAAGGAAAACAGGGGCAGATTGTGACGCTGCATTATGGGCTTTGGGCAGTAAACTGGTTTTTGTATTCTCTGGTGGCATTTTTGGGAATCCTGTTTGGATCAAATGCGGTCAGCGCGCTTTTAGATGCCATCCCGCAGGTGGTGATGAACGGACTTGCAGTCTGCGGCGGCCTGCTTCCAGCGGTCGGCATGGCTATGTTGATGAAAATGCTGTGGGATAATAAGATCTGTATCTTCTATTTCCTTGGGTTTGTGCTGACAGCATATCTGGATCTTCCGCTGGTCGCACTGGCAGTATTGGGGACGATTATTGCCGTTGCGGTCGGTATGAATGACTACAGATTCAGCCAGATGGTATCCATTAGGGCGGAAGTTCCGTCCGGAGGTACGGACAATGCGTATGTGTTAGATCAGGAAGAGGAGGAATTTTTCAGATGA
- a CDS encoding PTS sugar transporter subunit IIB translates to MMKQILIATHGKMASGIRYTLELVVGKMAEITTLDAYVDPEDDVETILDEYFSSHREDRIFVFTDLKGGSVNQKMMKYAAWPNITVITGTNLPVLLQVALAGESVTDEELDGFIEAARQELQRISLEPEGEKKLLKAEARSGGDGARQNSSQEMQKPGPESFSDSSARITALRVDDRLIHGQVAMTWTKQLRVEGIIVANDDAAGDPTQKMALQMAVPAGIRVLVKPVDEAIRMLNYPKASQMRILVLTRTVRDALKVRQNVGEIGFLNVGNVGRFDGIDLSKKKVLTPTIMLTEEETRCLEELIKLAPDTCMQQVPGDEQKLVKDVIGKLK, encoded by the coding sequence ATGATGAAGCAGATCCTGATAGCTACTCACGGCAAGATGGCTTCCGGCATCCGGTATACACTGGAGCTTGTCGTTGGTAAAATGGCGGAGATTACAACGCTGGATGCCTATGTGGACCCGGAGGATGATGTGGAAACAATACTGGATGAATATTTCTCCAGCCACAGGGAAGACCGGATATTTGTATTTACAGATTTGAAGGGCGGAAGCGTCAACCAGAAGATGATGAAGTATGCAGCCTGGCCCAATATAACGGTGATCACTGGGACGAATCTGCCGGTTCTGCTGCAGGTGGCACTGGCCGGGGAAAGCGTAACGGATGAGGAACTGGACGGATTTATTGAGGCGGCAAGACAGGAGCTGCAAAGGATATCCCTTGAGCCGGAGGGAGAGAAGAAGCTTCTGAAGGCGGAAGCCAGGTCCGGTGGGGACGGGGCGCGGCAAAATAGCAGCCAGGAGATGCAGAAGCCTGGGCCGGAATCTTTTTCAGATTCCAGTGCGAGGATCACTGCTCTCAGAGTGGATGACCGTCTCATACACGGCCAGGTCGCCATGACCTGGACGAAACAGCTCCGGGTGGAAGGGATCATCGTAGCCAATGATGATGCGGCGGGGGATCCAACTCAGAAGATGGCACTGCAGATGGCTGTTCCGGCAGGGATCCGTGTGCTGGTAAAACCTGTTGATGAGGCGATTCGTATGCTGAACTATCCCAAAGCCTCACAGATGAGGATCCTGGTGCTGACCAGGACCGTCCGGGATGCCCTTAAAGTCCGGCAGAATGTGGGGGAGATCGGATTTTTAAATGTGGGTAATGTGGGCAGGTTTGATGGGATCGATCTTTCTAAGAAAAAGGTCCTGACCCCTACCATTATGCTGACGGAGGAAGAGACCCGGTGCCTTGAGGAGCTGATAAAGCTGGCGCCTGATACCTGTATGCAGCAGGTCCCGGGTGATGAACAGAAACTGGTAAAAGATGTGATCGGAAAGTTAAAATAG